The Rhododendron vialii isolate Sample 1 chromosome 5a, ASM3025357v1 genome contains a region encoding:
- the LOC131325605 gene encoding uncharacterized protein LOC131325605 produces the protein MLDGCRALLAITTVTTPLVFDQLLKSINPFGTLSLLSALTCEVVKVLMANFTVEETWSWVARDILLDTWTAVLMPADNTGLKLPPEGVNAAANLFSLIVESELKAASASAFIDESESEYIQASGMDARLSSYGLIA, from the exons ATGCTTGATGGTTGCCGTGCACTCTTAGCCATAACAACTGTAACAACGCCTCTTGTGTTTGACCAATTGTTGAAGTCCATAAA CCCATTTGGTACTCTTAGCCTGTTGTCTGCCTTGACATGTGAAGTTGTTAAAgtccttatggctaattttACCGTAGAGGAGACGTGGAGTTGGGTGGCACGGGATATCTTATTAGATACTTGGACTGCAGTTCTCATG CCAGCGGATAACACAGGTCTGAAGCTTCCACCAGAAGGGGTCAATGCTGCAGCCAATCTATTCTCCTTGATTGTAGAGTCTGAATTAAAGG CGGCTTCAGCATCGGCCTTCATTGATGAGAGTGAATCTGAATACATACAGGCTTCTG GCATGGATGCAAGGTTAAGTTCTTATGGTCTTATTGCCTGA